TGATCGCCGTGATGCCGGTGCTGGCCGGTGCCATCACGATGACCCTGACGGATCGTCACTTCGGCACCACCTTCTTCAACCCCGCCGGCGGTGGTGACCCGGTGATGTACCAGCACATCTTCTGGTTCTTCGGTCACCCCGAGGTCTACATCATGATCTTGCCGGCCTTCGGCATCGTCAGCCAGATCGTGCCGGCCTTTGCGCGCAAGAAGCTGTTCGGCTATGCATCGATGGTGTACGCCACGGCCTCGATCGCCATCCTGTCCTTCATCGTGTGGGCCCACCACATGTTCGCCACCGGCATGCCGGTGACGGGTCAGCTGTTCTTCATGTACGCCACGATGCTGATCGCCGTGCCCACGGGCGTGAAGATCTTCAACTGGCTGGCCACGATGTGGCGCGGTTCGATGACCTTCGAGACCCCGATGCTGTGGTCGGTGGGTTTCATCTTCGTGTTCACCATGGGTGGCTTCACCGGCCTGATCTGCGCGATGGCCCCCATCGACATCCAGATCCAGGACACCTACTACGTGGTGGCGCACTTCCACTACGTGCTGGTGGCCGGCTCGCTGTTTGCGCTGTTCGCGGGCGTTTATTACTGGGGCCCGAAGTGGTCGGGCGTGATGATTTCGGAGTTGCGCGGCAAGATCCACTTCTGGGGCTCGCTGATCTTCTTCAACATCACCTTCTTCCCGATGCACTTCCTGGGCCTGGCCGGCATGCCGCGTCGCTATGCCGACTACCCGATGCAGTTCGCTGACTTCAATGCGGTGGCCTCGATCGGTGCCTTCGGTTTCGGTCTGATGCAGGTCTACTTCTTCCTGGCCGTGGCGCTGCCCATGCTGCGCGGCAAGGGTGAGAAGGCCCCGCAGAAGCCTTGGGAAGCGGCCGAGGGCCTGGAGTGGGAAGTGCCGTCGCCGGCGCCCTTCCACACCTTTGAGAACCCGCCCAAGCTGGACGCCACCGCTACCAAGGTGATCGGCTGATGAGTCCTGAGCAGCAAAAGGCCAACCGCAAGCTGGGCCTGATCCTGCTCAGCGTGGCCCTGGCCTTTGGCCTGGGCTTCATGGCCAAGATGATTTGGTTGTGATGAAGGCCACCTGGGTCCAGCGTCTGCGCCTCGCCAACCGTCAGCTGGTGTTCAAGCTGACGGTGATCGTGGCCCTGATGTTTGGCTTTGGCTATGCCTTGGTGCCCATGTACCGCGCGATCTGCGAGGCCCTGGGCATCAATGTGCTGAGCCTGGCCGAACGCAAGGAGCAGGCCAAGAACACCCAGGTCGACAAATCGCGCCTGATCACCATCGAGTTTGATGCCAACTCGCGCGGACCCTGGGACTTCAAGCCGGCCATCAGCCAGCTCAAGGTCCATCCGGGCGAGATGGCGACGGTGATGTATACCTTCCGCAACCGGCAGGACTACGCGATGGCGGCGCAGGCGATCCCGAGCTATGCACCGATGCAGGCGAGCAGCCACTTCAACAAGTTGGAGTGCTTCTGCTTCAACGAGTACACGCTGGCAGCCGGTGAGAGCAAGGAGTGGCCGGTGGTCTTTGTGGTGGACCCCAAGCTGCCCAAGGATGTGCACACCATCACCTTGTCCTACACCTTCTTCGAGGTGCCGGGCAAGAAGCTGGCGGGGCTCTGAGTGGCTGAGCCGATTGATGAGTTGAAGGAGGCTGTCGCGCGTCCGATGTCCTTTGGGCAAACGGTGCGCGCAGTGGCCTGGAGTTTTTTTGGCGTGCGCAAGGGCGCTGAGCACGAGGCCGATATGGCCAAGCTCAACCCGGTACACGTGATCATTGCTGGGGTGATTGGCGCCGCACTGTTCGTGCTGACGCTGGTGGCCCTGGTGCGCTGGGTGATTGCCTCGGGCGTCGCCAGCTAATCTGTTAGAGAAGAACCGTTCGAGGAGAACCTTAGATGGCAGCAGCAAGCCCCGGGGCCGCGCCCCATTACTTTGTGCCTGGCCCGTCCCGTCATCCGGTGATGGCGTCCATCGGCCTGTTCTTCGTCGTCCTTGGCGCGGGCCAATGGGTGAATGGTCACGGCTGGGGGGCGTACTCCCTACTGTTCGGCCTGCTGTGGTGGGGCTTCGTGCTCAAGCAGTGGTTCGGTGACGCCATCCGCGAGAGCGAAGGTGGCCTCTACAGCGACCGCATCGATGTCTCCTTCCGCTGGAGCATGGGCTGGTTCATCTTCTCGGAAGTGATGTTCTTCGCCGCCTTCTTCGGCGCGCTCTACTGGGCCCGCGTGCACTCGGTGCCCACCCTGGGCAATGCCGAACACGCGCTGCTGTGGCCCGACTTCAAGGCCCTGTGGCCGAGCAGCAACCCGGGCTTTACGGCGGCGCCGGCCGGCACCATCGAGGCCTTCCAGACCATCGGTCCCTGGCCGCTGCCGACCGTCAACACCGCCCTGCTGTTGACCTCGGGCGTGACGCTGACGATCGCGCACCACGCGCTGATCGCTGGCAACCGCAGCAAAACCATCAAGTTCATGTGGCTGACCGTGCTGCTGGGCATCATCTTCCTGTTCGTGCAGGGCTATGAGTACGCGCATGCTTACCGCGACCTGAACCTGAAGCTGAGCTCTGGCATCTTCGGCTCCACCTTCTTCATGCTGACCGGCTTCCACGGCTTCCACGTGTTCGTCGGCATGCTGATGCTGCTCTTCATCACCCTGCGCCTGCAAAAGGGCCACTTCACGCCGCAGCGCCACTTCGGTTTCGAGGGCGCGGCCTGGTACTGGCACTTCGTGGACGTGGTCTGGCTGGGTCTCTACGTCATCGTCTACTGGATGTAAGACAGAACGCCCAGTAAAAAGGCGCCGCGGATGCGGCGCCTTTTTCATTGGGAGTGCAACGACTTTCGTCAGCGGCCCAGAGGAACGCCTCGAGGTTCGATCCAGCCCTGGCTCCAGGCCAGCAGGATCATCAGAAACAGAGCGACCGAGATGCCGACCCGCCAAGCCAGAGCGCGGGCCATGGTTTTGGGCGCATCCTCTTTGGACTGCGGGCGCTTGAGCATAAAGAACCCGGCCGCGGCCAGGGCACCCAGAATGCCGATGAAGGCGATCAGAAATATCCAGTTCATAGGGCGCACTGTATGAGGACTTCGCGGGCAGCCATGCTGGGCCTGACACTGCTTGGGGTGGCAGCCACGGCGGCTCTTGGGATGTGGCAGTTGGGCCGTGCGCAGGACAAGTTGCAGCGTCAGGCCCAGTTGCAGGCGGCGCAGCAGGCCTCGGCCTTGACCGCTACCGAGTTACTGGCAGAACCCCGCGGCCCCTGGTTGCAGCGCGAGGCCGTCCTGCACGGGCGCTGGATGCCCGAGCAGCAGATCTGGCTGGACAACCGTCCGCACGACCGGCGTGTGGGCACCTTGCTGCTGACCCCACTGCGCTTGCAAGGCGGGGCCGTGATCTGGGTGCAGCGCGGCTGGCAGGCACGGGCGCCGGGTCAGCATGCCGTACCGCCCTGGCCCCCGACGCCGGATACAGACGTTCAGGTGCGAGGGCGATTGGCCCTACACGCCTCACAGGCCTATGCGATGGGGCCTGAAGGCAGCGGCGCACTGAGACAAAATCTCGACCTCGCCGCCAGCCGGTCGGCCCTGGGCGTCACGCCACTGCCCTGGGTGCTGTGGCAGATCGGTCCGGACTGCGCACCCCTGCGCTGCGACTGGCCGGAGCCCGATAGCGGCGTTCACAAACACTGGGGCTATGCCGCGCAATGGTTTGCGCTGGCGGCCCTGATCCTGGGTCTTTATGTCTGGTACCAACACCTCCGCCCCGCACGCGCCAAGCGCTGATCCGGCCCAATTGACGGTGCATGACGTCGGTGCCCTGGAAGGGCTGACGAGCGCCGAGCGCACCCGCCGTGGGCGCTGGATGATGGCCTGGGTGGTGTTTCTGTGCGCCTTGCCCGTCATTGCCAGCTACTTCACCTTCTATGTGATCCAACCGCGCGGGCAGGGCTATGGCAGCTTGATTGACCCACCCCGATTGATCCCCGAGGCGCTCGCTCTGCGCGACCTGCAGGGGCGTCCGGTTGCCGCGAAGTCTTTGCACCAGCAGTGGTTGCTGGTGGTGGTGGATGGGGGTTCCTGCGTGGGCGAGTGCGAGAAGCATCTGTACCTGCAGCAGCAACTGCGCACCATGCTGGGCAAGGAAATGGACAAGCTGGACAAGGTTTGGCTCGTCAACGACGAGGCCCCGCTGAGCGCCGAATTGCAGGCCAAGCTGGGGCAAGCCCAAGCTCTGCAGGTGTTGCGCGCCAACCCCGAGGCTCTGGCGCGATGGTTGGAGCCGGCTGCAGGTCAGCCGCTGAGTGCCCATCTCTATCTAGTGGATCCGCGCGGGGAATGGATGTGGCGCTCACCCGTGGCGCCCGATCCCCTGCAGGTCAAGAAAGACCTCAACCGCCTGCTCAAGGCCAACGCCGGCTGGGACCGTCCGGGCCGATGAATACCGTCGATTTGTCGCCGCTGCTCCAACTGCTGTTACTGGGTTTGGCCCTGGGCAGTCTGCCTCTGGGCTATTGGCTGCTGCGCGGGCGCGGCCAGGCGCCGCGCCAGCGCCTGCGTGCCCTGTTGCTGGTGACCCTGTTCCTGACCTTTGACCTGGTGGTGTTCGGCGCGTTCACTCGGTTGTCGGACTCTGGCCTGGGTTGCCCGGATTGGCCCGGTTGCTTTGGCGAAGCCAGCCCTTTGGGCGCGCACAGCGAAATTGCCGAGCAGCAGGCCTTGCGCCCCCAGGGGCCGGTCACCCGTGGCAAGGCCTGGGTGGAGATGGTGCATCGCTACTGGGCCAGTGCCGTGGGCTTTTTGATCGTGGTGGCCGCCGCGCTGTCCTGGCGCTGGCGTGCGCAGTTGCCGGCTGGCGCGCCGTTATGGGCCAGTTTCACGCTGCTGTGGGTGTTGCTGCAGGGGGCTTTTGGTGCGTTGACCGTCACGATGAAGCTGTTCCCGGCCATCGTCACCTTGCACCTGCTGTTCGGGCTCGGTCTGCTGGTGCTGTTGATGCGTCAGGCCCACGCACTGGGGGATATGCAGCCCCTGGACGGCCCTGGCCTGCGCCCCCTCGCGCTGGCCTGCGCGCTCGCACTCGGGCTTCAGATCGCGCTGGGCGGCTGGGTCAGCACCAATTACGCCGTGCTGGTGTGCTCCGACTTCCCGACTTGTCAGGGCCAGTGGTGGCCCAAGATGGATTTCGCCCAGGGCTTTGCGCTGTGGCGTGAATTGGGCCAGACCCATGGCGGCGACTGGTTGGGCTTCCCGGCGCTGACCGCTATCCATGTGACCCACCGCCTGGGAGCGCTGGTGCTGACGGGTCTGCTGCTTGGGCTGGTCATTCGCCTCTGGGCTCAGGCGCCGCGTCTTGCCCGCACCCTCTTGGCCTTGCTGGCTCTGCAGGTGCTGACGGGCGTCTCCAATGTGGTGCTGGGCTGGCCGCTGGTGGCCGCTTTGCTGCACAGCGCGGGTGCGGCCGGGCTGGTGCTGGTCCTGACGGCTCTGTACGGGCGACTACGGCCCACGCCGCAGCCCGAAACTTCATTCAACAAGCAGGTGATGGCATGAGCGCCACGATGTCGACATGGCGCCAGTACTACGCGCTGACCAAGCCCCGGGTGGTGCAGCTGATCGTTTTTTGTGCCCTCATTGGCATGGCCCTGGCGGTGCCGGGCTGGCCCAGCGGGTCGGAGTGGCGCACGATAGGTGCGGCGTGTGCGGGCATCTGGCTTGTGGCGGCTGCGGCTGCGGCCTTCAACTGCTTGATTGAGCAGCACATCGATGCACGCATGAAGCGCACCGCCTGGCGCCCCACGGCGCGCGGTGAGCTTTCGCCGCGCCAGGCCCTGGTGTTTTCGGCCCTCTTGTGCAGCGCCGGCGCGGTCGTGTTGCTGGTGTGGGTCAATGCACTGACGCTGTGGCTGACCCTGGCCACCTTCGTCGGCTATGCCGTGATCTACACCGTCTGGCTCAAGCCCACTACGCCGCAAAACATTGTGATCGGGGGGGCTTCGGGCGCCATGCCGCCGGTGCTGGGCTGGGCGGCAATGCGCGGTGAGCTGGGTGCCGAGGCCTGGCTGATGTGTTTGATCATCTTCCTCTGGACTCCGCCGCACTTCTGGGCGCTGGCGCTCTATCGCGTCGAGGACTATCGCCGCTCGGGTTTGCCGATGCTGCCCGTGACCCATGGCAGTGACTTCACCCGCCTGCAGGTCCTGCTCTACACCTGGGTGCTGCTGGCGGCCACACTCCTGCCCTTCCTGATCGGCATGAGTGGCTGGCTTTACCTGGTGGCGGCCTTGGGCTTAGGCCTGCGTTTCTGCTGGTTCGGCTGGCGCCTCTATCGCGACTATTCGGACGAGCTGGCGCGCCGCACTTTCTGGTTCTCGATCTGGTACTTGACCCTGCTGTTCGCAGCCCTTTTGGTGGACCACTATGCCGCTGCCTGGCTTTACTGATCGACTCATGGTTCGACACATCGATCGACGCACCCTGTTGGCCGCCAGCCTGGCATTGGCGGGCTGTGATTCCCAGCCCAAAGCGGCCTTTCAGGGGATCGACTTGACGGGGGCGGCCTACGCCCGCGAGCTGAAGTTGAGCGACCCGGCCGGTCAGCCGCGCAGCCTGGCCGACTTCAAGGGCAAGGTGGTGGTGCTGTTCTTCGGCTACACGCAGTGCCCGGATGTGTGCCCGAGCACTTTGGGCGAGCTGCAGCTTGTGAAGCAGGAACTGGGCAAGGACGGCGAACGGGTGCAAGGCCTGTTTGTGACCGTAGACCCGGAGCGCGACACGCCCGAGTTGCTGGGGCAGTACATCGCCAACTTCGGCCCCGGCATGACGGCGCTACGCGGTAACCCCGAGCAGACGCAGGCGGCAGCCAAGGAGTTCAAGGTCTTCTACGCCAAGGTGCCCTCGAAGGATGGCCAGAGCTACACCATGGATCACACGGCGGCCAGCTTCCTGTTCGATCCGCAGGGCCAGGTGCGGGTCTACGCCCGCTACGGGCAGGGCCCCAAGGCCCTGCTGCATGACCTGAAGTTGCTGTTGGCGGGGGCCTAAGGGCTTCTTAGGCGGCCTGCAAGGCCGCCCGCATTTTCTTCATCGCCGCCACTTCGATCTGGCGGATGCGCTCGGCGCTGACGCCGTACTCGGCGGCCAGTTCGTGCAGGGTCTTTCCGCCGCTGGCGTCATCGTTCACGTCCAGCCAGCGCGCCTGCACGATGCGACGGCTGCGTTCGTCCAGTTGTTCCAGCGCGCGGCTCAGGCCGGTGCTGGCCATCTCGTCGCGCGCGCGGCGCTCCAGCAGGCGGCTGGGTTCCTGCAGATCGTCGGACAGATACGAAATCGGGGCGGGCGGCGCGCCCTCGTCGTCATCGGCCGGAGCCTCCAGGGCGACGTCACCGCCGGCCAGACGGGTCTCCATCTCGATGACTTCTTCGGGCTTGACGTTGAGGCTGCGCGCCACCTCGGCAATCTCGGCCTCACTCAGGGCCTGACGCTGAGGGCTGTCGGTCTGGCCCTTGAGCGCATGCTTCATCGAGCGCAGGTTGAAGAACAGTTTGCGCTGGGCCTTGGTGGTGGCCACCTTGACGAGGCGCCAGTTACGCACGATGTATTCGTGGATCTCGGCCTTGATCCAGTGCATGGCATAGGACACCAGGCGCACGCCCTGATCGGGGTCGAAGCGCCGCACCGCCTTCATCAGGCCGACATTGCCTTCCTGGATCAGATCGCCCTGCGGCAGGCCATAGCCCATGTACTGACGCGAAATGGCCACTACCAAGCGCAGGTGGGACATCACCAGGCGGCCGGCAGCGTCCAGGTCACCCGTCTCGCGCAGCGCCTTGGCGTGTTGCGCCTCCTCTTCGGCCGTGAGCATGGGCAGGGCCTGGACGGCACGGATGTAGGCATCCAGATTGCCGAGCGAGGGCACCAGGGCCCAGGGGTCGCGGACGGCGAGGGCAGTGGTCATGGGGCGTTTC
Above is a window of Inhella inkyongensis DNA encoding:
- a CDS encoding DUF2909 domain-containing protein; this translates as MNWIFLIAFIGILGALAAAGFFMLKRPQSKEDAPKTMARALAWRVGISVALFLMILLAWSQGWIEPRGVPLGR
- the ctaD gene encoding cytochrome c oxidase subunit I; this translates as MSAVLDHGHGHHDHHDDHHHAPTGWRRWVFATNHKDIGTLYLLFAFTMLMVGGVLALLIRLELFEPGLQFFNPERFNQFTTMHGLIMVFGAIMPAFVGFANWMIPLQIGASDMAFARMNNFSFWLMIPAAIMLVASFFMPGGAPAAGWTLYAPLTLQMGPSMDAGIFAMHILGASSIMGSINIIVTILNMRAPGMTLMKMPMFAWTWLITAYLLIAVMPVLAGAITMTLTDRHFGTTFFNPAGGGDPVMYQHIFWFFGHPEVYIMILPAFGIVSQIVPAFARKKLFGYASMVYATASIAILSFIVWAHHMFATGMPVTGQLFFMYATMLIAVPTGVKIFNWLATMWRGSMTFETPMLWSVGFIFVFTMGGFTGLICAMAPIDIQIQDTYYVVAHFHYVLVAGSLFALFAGVYYWGPKWSGVMISELRGKIHFWGSLIFFNITFFPMHFLGLAGMPRRYADYPMQFADFNAVASIGAFGFGLMQVYFFLAVALPMLRGKGEKAPQKPWEAAEGLEWEVPSPAPFHTFENPPKLDATATKVIG
- a CDS encoding cytochrome c oxidase subunit 3; protein product: MAAASPGAAPHYFVPGPSRHPVMASIGLFFVVLGAGQWVNGHGWGAYSLLFGLLWWGFVLKQWFGDAIRESEGGLYSDRIDVSFRWSMGWFIFSEVMFFAAFFGALYWARVHSVPTLGNAEHALLWPDFKALWPSSNPGFTAAPAGTIEAFQTIGPWPLPTVNTALLLTSGVTLTIAHHALIAGNRSKTIKFMWLTVLLGIIFLFVQGYEYAHAYRDLNLKLSSGIFGSTFFMLTGFHGFHVFVGMLMLLFITLRLQKGHFTPQRHFGFEGAAWYWHFVDVVWLGLYVIVYWM
- a CDS encoding cytochrome oxidase small assembly protein; translated protein: MSPEQQKANRKLGLILLSVALAFGLGFMAKMIWL
- the rpoH gene encoding RNA polymerase sigma factor RpoH translates to MTTALAVRDPWALVPSLGNLDAYIRAVQALPMLTAEEEAQHAKALRETGDLDAAGRLVMSHLRLVVAISRQYMGYGLPQGDLIQEGNVGLMKAVRRFDPDQGVRLVSYAMHWIKAEIHEYIVRNWRLVKVATTKAQRKLFFNLRSMKHALKGQTDSPQRQALSEAEIAEVARSLNVKPEEVIEMETRLAGGDVALEAPADDDEGAPPAPISYLSDDLQEPSRLLERRARDEMASTGLSRALEQLDERSRRIVQARWLDVNDDASGGKTLHELAAEYGVSAERIRQIEVAAMKKMRAALQAA
- a CDS encoding SURF1 family protein: MLGLTLLGVAATAALGMWQLGRAQDKLQRQAQLQAAQQASALTATELLAEPRGPWLQREAVLHGRWMPEQQIWLDNRPHDRRVGTLLLTPLRLQGGAVIWVQRGWQARAPGQHAVPPWPPTPDTDVQVRGRLALHASQAYAMGPEGSGALRQNLDLAASRSALGVTPLPWVLWQIGPDCAPLRCDWPEPDSGVHKHWGYAAQWFALAALILGLYVWYQHLRPARAKR
- a CDS encoding SCO family protein, encoding MVRHIDRRTLLAASLALAGCDSQPKAAFQGIDLTGAAYARELKLSDPAGQPRSLADFKGKVVVLFFGYTQCPDVCPSTLGELQLVKQELGKDGERVQGLFVTVDPERDTPELLGQYIANFGPGMTALRGNPEQTQAAAKEFKVFYAKVPSKDGQSYTMDHTAASFLFDPQGQVRVYARYGQGPKALLHDLKLLLAGA
- a CDS encoding SCO family protein, whose translation is MSGTNTSAPHAPSADPAQLTVHDVGALEGLTSAERTRRGRWMMAWVVFLCALPVIASYFTFYVIQPRGQGYGSLIDPPRLIPEALALRDLQGRPVAAKSLHQQWLLVVVDGGSCVGECEKHLYLQQQLRTMLGKEMDKLDKVWLVNDEAPLSAELQAKLGQAQALQVLRANPEALARWLEPAAGQPLSAHLYLVDPRGEWMWRSPVAPDPLQVKKDLNRLLKANAGWDRPGR
- a CDS encoding COX15/CtaA family protein; protein product: MNTVDLSPLLQLLLLGLALGSLPLGYWLLRGRGQAPRQRLRALLLVTLFLTFDLVVFGAFTRLSDSGLGCPDWPGCFGEASPLGAHSEIAEQQALRPQGPVTRGKAWVEMVHRYWASAVGFLIVVAAALSWRWRAQLPAGAPLWASFTLLWVLLQGAFGALTVTMKLFPAIVTLHLLFGLGLLVLLMRQAHALGDMQPLDGPGLRPLALACALALGLQIALGGWVSTNYAVLVCSDFPTCQGQWWPKMDFAQGFALWRELGQTHGGDWLGFPALTAIHVTHRLGALVLTGLLLGLVIRLWAQAPRLARTLLALLALQVLTGVSNVVLGWPLVAALLHSAGAAGLVLVLTALYGRLRPTPQPETSFNKQVMA
- the cyoE gene encoding heme o synthase translates to MSATMSTWRQYYALTKPRVVQLIVFCALIGMALAVPGWPSGSEWRTIGAACAGIWLVAAAAAAFNCLIEQHIDARMKRTAWRPTARGELSPRQALVFSALLCSAGAVVLLVWVNALTLWLTLATFVGYAVIYTVWLKPTTPQNIVIGGASGAMPPVLGWAAMRGELGAEAWLMCLIIFLWTPPHFWALALYRVEDYRRSGLPMLPVTHGSDFTRLQVLLYTWVLLAATLLPFLIGMSGWLYLVAALGLGLRFCWFGWRLYRDYSDELARRTFWFSIWYLTLLFAALLVDHYAAAWLY
- a CDS encoding DUF2970 domain-containing protein, which encodes MDELKEAVARPMSFGQTVRAVAWSFFGVRKGAEHEADMAKLNPVHVIIAGVIGAALFVLTLVALVRWVIASGVAS
- a CDS encoding cytochrome c oxidase assembly protein codes for the protein MKATWVQRLRLANRQLVFKLTVIVALMFGFGYALVPMYRAICEALGINVLSLAERKEQAKNTQVDKSRLITIEFDANSRGPWDFKPAISQLKVHPGEMATVMYTFRNRQDYAMAAQAIPSYAPMQASSHFNKLECFCFNEYTLAAGESKEWPVVFVVDPKLPKDVHTITLSYTFFEVPGKKLAGL